From Pedobacter aquae:
CTTTTGTAGAAAAAGGTTTGGTTTTACCGGTTTCACCCTCCATCCAGTGTGGCCAAGCGCCATGAAAACGGTCTGCTTTTTCTAAGAAATTAAGTATTTTTTCTAGTCGGGCTGTACCTTCTAATTTGGTTATATAGCCCCTATCAATAGCGCTAATAATAGCCATAAGGCCAAAACCTGTAGCGCCTGTGGCAACCACATTTCTATCGTTTTGTGGATAATAATTATCTAAGTGAATTCGCTCTCTACCGGCTCCAGAGTTTGGTTCTGCACCATCCCAGAAATATTGAAAGGTTTGTTTTTGAACCAAATCTATCAATTGTTCATCACTTAATTTATTTTGATTTTCTAAAGGGGTATTCACGATTTTCTTACCATTGCTACATCCCGAAAGGACAATAACAACAGTAGCTAGGGCAGATAAAAAGGGTTTTAACATGATATCATTTTTACGTCTTCACTTGATCTAAAAGGCAGAATTATATTTTAAAGAGATTAAAAATTTGTCAGCAGAGCGAAGCTGGATTTTTACCAGCTCCGCCCATTATGACAAACTAACCCAACCTATTTATTTGTTTGCTTTACCTAAATTATATAAAGCTCTGATGTGTGCATCTGGCAAAGCCCTATTGTACACTCTTATTTCATCTATTTGGCCAACCATATTAGCAAAAGAAGCATCAGTACCAATGGTTTTACCTGGTATAGTATTATAGTTACCACCAATAATAATTTCTCCTGGCTCATAAGATCTAAATAAATTATTACCTACACCTCTATTATTAAAAGAACCCACATTTACACCATCAGCCCACATATTAAATACACCAGTAGTAGTTTCATATTTGAGTACTAGGTGTGTCCACTTATCGGCGCCAATGGTTGGCGATAAAGTATTATTTAAATTATCTTGAGAACCGCCACCTACAGTAGTAAACCTTGGGTTCATTCTTAAAGTAGTAGTATTAGTAGCAGGAAAACTCTGGGTATTTAACCTAAAATCTAAACTTCCGTTAAAAATACCCGGTCTGGCAATTTGGAAAATCATGGTTCTTTTAGAACCGTTATTGGTAATTTTAATCCACTGACTAAGCGTAAAACTTTTTAGTGAGTCTGATTTAAATGCATTAATTTGAGTTGCATAGTACAGATAACCACTGTTTAAGCTGATAGCTTTACCTCTTACGCCACCATCAACAAAAGAATCGTTTGATGTTTGGGTTGGCGCTGTATTACTTTTCACTTCGTTTTTGGTATCATCAAAAGACCAATAAGCTACCAAGTTTCGAGGAAAAATCTCATCTGAGCTTGTATAACCATCTATTTTTCCTTCATAATCTGCCGGATTTACGTCTGGCAGATTATTAGGGTTACCATCCTTCTCGCAAGAAGATAGCAGACCAAGACCTATTAGTGCACTTAGCATTAATTTTCCTGATATATATGTTTTAAAAAATTTCATATCCTTATAAGATTAATTATAACCTGGATTTTGAGTTAATCGTCCATTACTTAAATCAATTTGAGCTTGTGGTATTGGTAATAGCTCATGCTTACCAGGGACAAAGCTTTTGCCGACCCCTTGCATAACTGTTGCTACAGTACCCCATCTAACTAAATCAAAGAAACGATCATGCTCCATAGCCAATTCTATTCTTCTTTCTTTTCTTATAGCTTGGCGTAACAATTCTTGATCTGTAGTGGTAACGTTAGGTAAAATATTGGCGTTTGTACCTCTTGCTCTTGCTCTTACACTATTTAAGGCTTGCAAAGCTCTGGTAGTATTTTCTGTACCGCCTAACTCATTAGCTGCTTCTGCATACATCAATACTACATCGGCGTAACGTAATAAACGTACATTCATCCACCAGCCAGAACGACTATTTATTAAAGCTCTTTTTGCTGGGTTTGTATACACTTTGTTATTGTAGCGAGGATTTGGTAAACCAGCTTGAGGACGCTCGCCAAAAATAGTTACAGAATCTGGTACGCTGTAGAAAATAGTACGTCTTCTTCTAGGATCACCGGGCTCATAAGCGTTGGCTAAGTTCTCACTTGGCACATTAAATCCCCAACCGAAATTCCAATCGTTTTCCCCTCTTACACTTTGTACTTGTGTATACTGAGAGCCAAAATCTGTAGGTACTGCAGGAGGTGATGTTGCTTGTACTTCAAAAATAGACTCTTTAGAATTCTCTCCTTCTTCATTGAAGATGGTAGCATAAGGAACTGATAGATTATACTCGCCAGACGTCATGACAATATTTGCCTCATTCATAGCCTGTGCCCATTTGCCTTGTGTTAAGTAAACTTTAGCTAGCAAAGCATGTGCTGCACCAGAGTTAATTCTGCCAATGAATTTTCTATCATAAGCGGATGCTGGTGATAAATTATTAGCTGCGAATTGTAAATCTTGTTCTATGAAAGCATACACCTGAGCTGGAGTGCTTTGAGGAATATTTGCTTGCGATACATTCGTAGAAATTACTGTATCTATAATAGGTACTCTTCCAAATGACCTTACTAACATAAAATAAGCATAGCCACGTAAGAATCTTGCTTGTGCCTGTGCATCAATTTTTAAAGCTTCTGGGGTATTTGGGTTAGGATCTTTAGCAACTCTATCTAAAATAAAATTACAGCTATTTACTAACCTGTAATGCCCTAGCCATAAATCATTTGCCAAACCATTGGTAGGTGTTAAGGTGAAATTATCCATCTGTATACCATCGGGGCTATCAGCTGGGGTACTTCCTTTATCAGCATCATCACTTCTAAAGCTAGTTGCAGCAATAAATGGAAATACGGTAACATCATAACTTCTTAAACTTGCATAAGCACTGTTTATAAATTGGTCATAAGGCCCCGCACCTTCCGGATAAGGATAATTATCCTGATTATAATCTCCTTGAGCTAATCTATCCAAAAAATCTTTTTGACAAGAACTCAGGAATAATGCTATAGCTAGCAATGCCATAGCACCGTAACTTGTTTTTATATTTTTAAGCATTTTCATGTCTATTATTTTTAAAATGTTGCGTTAATACCAAATGTATAGATAGCAGGTAATGGAAATATTCCGTTATCAGCACCACCACCCAAGATAGATGATAATGGAGCTTCTGGTGTATAGCCTGTAGTTTTGCTCCACGTAATCATGTTTTGCCCACTTACGTATAGTCTTAAAGTCTTCATACCAGCTTTACTCAACCCTTTGGCATCAAAAGTATAACCCAATTGTACTGTTCTTAAACGGAAGTAATCTCCAGGCTCTAAATAGTAAGAGCTAAATAATTGATTATTAGCTCTCGTGTTATCAAGAATTGGCTCCACATTAGAAGTTCCTGGGCCAGTCCATGCGTTAAGTCTATTACTTTCATAATTAACTATAGCAAAACTTGCTAATCTTCTTTGGGTATAAACATAGTTACCTGCAACACCCTGACCTTCAATCATAGCATCGAACTTTTTATAGCTGAAAGAAAGGTTCAATCCGTAATTGAAATTTGGAAAAGGATTACCTAAGTTTACCCTATCTGCAGGCGTAATAACACCATCACCATTGGTATCAGCGTAAGCAATATCACCCGGAAGTGAATCCCCAAAAGCTGGAGTTCTGTCTAAATCTGCTGTAGATTGGATAATACCAGTTTGACGATACCCAAAGAAATGACCTATAGGTTCGCCAGAAATAGTTCTATTAGCGCCTCCATTACCCAAAAGCTGGAAATTAAAGTTATTTCCTATAGACTCTACTTTATTTCGGTTATAACTAAAGTTTGGTGAAAAGGAATATTTAAAGTCATTTCCTATTTTATCATTCCAACCTAGAGCCACCTCGATACCTCTATTGGTAATATTACCTAAATTGGTTAAAAAGGATAAAGTTTGATTTGGTATGGTTACACGGGTTAAGATACCGTTAGTTTTTCTATCATAAAGGGCAATATCAGCACTAAATCTATAATCTAAAGCTCTTAACTCTAAACCAAGATCAAAGCCTCTGGTAACTTCCCATCTTAAAGCAGGGTCTGGAATATAAGCAGGTGTAACAGATGGATAAACATTATCACCGAAAACACCCACATCAGTAACATTTAAGCCTGGCAAAAATAAATTTTCACCAAAACCATTGGCATTGCCTAAAGTACCCCAAGAAGCTCTAAATTTTAAGAAATCTATTTTTTCTATATTAAAAAAATCTTCTTCACTAGCTACCCATCCTAAACCTACGCTACCAAAAGTGCCCCATCTGTTAGCCGGAGCAAATTTTGAGATTCCGTCTCTTCTTGCAGAAATATTTACTAAATATTTATTCTTAAAAGCATAGTTTACTCTTGCAAAATAAGATAGCTGAGCAGATCCTGAACCAGATCCGTTAACATCGGCCGCTGGATTAGAGTTATTAATAATATCTAAATACCAAAAATCTGGACTATCTGGGATATTTAAGGTGGTATCTCTTCTACTTGCTGATAAGCTTGTGCTTCCAGTATAAAGAGAGCTAAAACCCGCAAGAGCCGTTACTTTATGATCTTCGTTAATGGTTTTATCAAATGTAAGGGTATGGTCTTGTTGGTATCTACGGAACTCATTTTGACTTTGGCCAACTGATGTTCTTACAATATTATCAACTGTTCTAGTAGTTGGCGCAGTACCTTCGCCCAAATTGATAAATGTAAAAGGTAAACGAGAGTAATTTCTAGTACCGTTAAAACTTAAATCAGTATAAAAAGCAGAACGCCATTTGAAGTTCTTTAAGAAGGTTACTTCTCCGAAAATATTACCTACTACACGGTAACCTTTATTAATCTCGGTACCATCGCTTCTGTTTAAAGCTGCAATTGGGTTACCAACTTGTGCTCTTTGGAAAGATGGCATACTGTAATAAGTATTAGCATCTTCTTGCACTGGTACAATAGGTACTGCTCTTAAAGCGCTATTAAAACTCACATCAGAAGGGTCTACAATGTAATGCGAACCTACAATATCACCACCAATTTTAATATTGTCGTTTACTCTAATTTCTTCGTTAAAACGCACATTAAAACGTTGGAAATTGGTATTTCTTAAAACACCTTCTTGGTTGTTATAGCCAATGCTTAATAAAGTAGTTGTTTTTTCGCCGCTGTTTGAAATGCTTAAATTGTGGTTTTGCATTGCAGCGGTTTTAAAAATTAAATCTTGCCAATCTGTATTAGCTGTATAATTTGTAAAATCAAATGCTGGTGCATTTAAGTTGGCTAATTGTGCGGTATATAATCTGGTAAAACCTGCAGCATCAACTACATCAATTTTGTTAGGTACAGATTGTATACCGGCCGAGCTTTGCAAAGCAACCCTTGTTTGACCTTTGGCTGCTCTTTTAGTTGTAATTACAATGACACCATTACCACCTTGAACCCCAAATATAGCGGTTGATGAAGGGTCTTTTAATACTTCAATACTTTCAATATCGCCTTGGTTTACATAGTCTATATTAGTTTGGATAACTCCATCAACTACATATATTGGATTTGAAGCATTGGTACTATTAACACCTCTAATTCTTACAGTAGGTGCAGCACCCGGTACACCGCTATTTACTACGGTTAAACCAGCAACTTTACCTTGTAAAGAAGATATAGGGTTTACGTTTGGAGACTTCTCTATATCTTCTCCTTTAATGGAAGTGATAGAACCTGTTAAGTCTCTTTTTCTTTGTGTACCATAACCAATGACTACTACTTGTTCAAGACTTTGAGAAGACTCGGCCAGCGTAGCATTAATAACTGTACGGTTGTTAATCGTAATTTCCTGAGTAGAATAACCCAGATAAGTGAATACTAAGGTTCCATTTGATGGGACACTTATCGTGTAGTTCCCTTGAGCGTTTGTCTGTGTAGCAATGTTAGAGCCTTTTAACAATACTGCAACCCCAATCAGTGGTTCGCCATTAGCATCAGAAACCTTACCTGTTACACTAAGGTTCTGTCCGAAAGCAAATAAACTGAATGAGAAAAGACATAAAAATAGTAAAATCTTTCTTTCCATAATTTAGTTAATTGTGATAAGTATTAATTGGTTTTTTGGTAACACAAACTTCAAGCTATTTCTTGGAATGCAAAAGAAAATCAACTCTACATTACTACATCATCATGAAAATAAGACAATTTCATACATCATAAAAACATGCATTATAAAGCTAAAAATGCGTTTTTATAACTACAGAGCTATTTTTACAACTACATCATGATGTTGCTTACTACATCAAAAATTTAGGGCCGTTAAAAGTACTATGAGAGGTAATGATGTAGTGTTAGAGTTCCATTAAAAACTCTACTAAATTTTTATCATGCGGAATGTTTAGTTTTTTACGCAAGCGGTATCTCCTAATCTCTACACCTCGTACACTAATATTCAATAGAGATGCCATTTCTTTACTGCTCATATTTAGTCTTAAATAGGCACAAAGCTTTAAATCATTAGGTACTAAATCGGGGTGGTTATACTTTAGTTTTTTGAAAAAGTTTTCATGAGTTTCGTTGAAACTGGTTTCAAATAAATTCCAATCTCGCTCATCACTCATACCATCATCAATAACTTTCTGAATCTTTCTCAAACGTTCTTCTGATAGTTTTTTACCTGAATCATCTTTCAGATTAGAGAGCTCGTCTTTTATTTTCTGCAGCAATTCGTTCTTATAAACAATATTCATAGCAGAATTGGTTACTTCTCTGCTTTTACTTTCTAACTCTGCTTGTAGCTTCTCGTTAGTAAGCTTTATCATCCTTTGCTCATTAGCTAATGCTTCACGCTTAAGATGCTCTTCCTTTTCTTGCTGTAATTGTTGTTTAATACGTTCTTGATGTTTGATAAGCTTCCTGAAATACGATTTTCTTATCAAGTAAACAGCTACTATCAGTAAAACTAAATAAATAAAAAGAGCTGTTTTACTAGCATAAAGTGGTGGTAAAACCTCAAACTCAAAAACAGTTTCTGGAGTAATGATGGTTTCATTAATTTTTGCTCTTACCTTAAAAGTATAAGTACCGAAACTTAAACTAGTAAAGTCTTTTTGCGATTGATTAGACCACTCAGACCAATCATCAGAAAAACCTTCTAAATAATATTGATATTGAACATTTGCCTGCCTATAATAAGGTAAAGCGTAATTTATTCTGATGCTACTTTCTGATGCTGGTATCTCTATATTTTTACTGAGCGAGCCACTACCTGTGATTAAAAAATTAGAGCCTGTAATATTGGTTATCTTTCCAATAACTACTGATGGGATTTTAGGCTGTTGCTCTTTGCTTTCTTGGTTGTAAAGCACAAAGCCATCATCAACACTAATGAGGTATAAATTACTGTTGATTTTGGATATGTTTTCATAATCCTGAACCATTCTCCCATCTAAAACACTAAACTTATTAGAATCGATTTTAACCTGACCAGCTTCTTTAAAATTCACTAAAGCCACCCTACCGTGGTCTATAAACCAATACACATTATCACTAGCCTTTATAACTTTGTTTGATTTTGCGTAAGATCCTAAATTTTGGTTAAGCTCTTGGTAGCGCTTAAATTTATCTGTTATCTCATCATAAACATAAAATCCTTTTTCTGATGAGAAGATGATACGGCCATCTAAATTGAAAATATTGATGCCATAACTAGACGGCAAACCATCTTTCTCGCTATAGTTTTTAAGTTTGGTTACTCGCTTTAAATCTCCACCTAAATTAATTTTAAAGACACCTTTATAAGCTTGGCTTACCCATATATTACCTTTAATATCTTGCTCTACATACCTAGAAGGCTCGCCAAAACCATCAATTTTATGAGAAAATTGGTAGGTATTAGCTGGTGTTTGGTTATAAATCACCAAACCTGTATAAGTACCTTGAATAAGTTTATCAGCAAGTAAAGGCATCTTCTTTAAAGTCCAACCACCGTTTACTGCCGATATTCTGCTGATAGTAGCTCCGCTTACTTTAAAAGTTCCAGAGTTATGGCCGCAATACAATTCACCGTTAATAACGGCAAGCTCCCAGACTTGTCCTTGCGAATTAGGGATAAGCTGAAAATTAAACTTCTGCATTTTCCCGCTGGCATCCCAATTACTATAGAACAAACCTTGGTTGGTTCCTAAATAGATTTTGCCTCCGTAAATGATACTAGAATAAACCGTTCCGAAAACGCCTGCTTTATCAAAATAAAAAGATAAGGGCGAGTTTAACTCTATTCTATCAATACCGTTATCTAAACCTGCCCAGAGGTTTTGTGCATCATCTAAAAACAAGCTTAAAACGGTATTATTTTGCAAACCGCTTGATTTATTGATGTGCTGAACAATATTACCCGCTTTGTCTATCACTACCACCCCATCTAAAATAGTCCCAAAAGCATAATACTGTTCTGATATTTTTACACCATTGTTGAGTTGTGCTACTTTTAAAAAATCGCTTGCTGGTACTTTCCATGGTGTTATTGTATTGCCATCGTATAAAAACAAGCCACTTTTAGAGGTCCCAATTAAAGACAAGCCATCACTAAAAGGCAGTGCCGATAATATAGCACTACCACTTAAAATTTCACTTCCTTTGATAAAACTTAGCTGTTTTCCTTTTAACTCATGTAGCCCTCTTTTTAGCTCCTCAACAAAGAAACGCTTGCCAGATTGCAACAAAAACAAGTATGGGTTGGTAGAGCGCAACACCTCTATTTTACTGTTTTGATAAATTAATATCGCTGCAAAAGATTGAAAAATAACCCGATTACCATCTATATAAATCTTCCAAATCTCATCGTTTAACTTAAAGCTTTTAGGTATTAAATGGGTGATAGAATGATATTTTAAAATTGCTTTTTCGTTGTAAGACCAATAGCCCAACTCGCCAAAAGCACCAGTAAAAATTTTTCCTTTTTTGTCGGCCGCTACAGAACGTACAATAAGTTTATTGGGCAAACGATGTAATTGCCAAGACCTACCATCAAAAGACAACAATCCCTCAGAATTACCATAATACATGATGTTTCGTTCATCTATAGTGATGCCCCAGTTTTGGTTACCCGCCTGATATACTGATTTGGCATAATTCTCTACATAAGGAACACCTATTTTTTGTATCTCAGCAAGTACGGTTGAGACAACGAAAAGATAATATAAAATAAATGCTACAATAGATTTTAGCATGACTATTCTGTTTATATTTAGATTTTAAAATACTTTAACAAGTTGGTCGTTTTGTTCTTAAGAAAATAAACCAAGCCTTTGTTTTAATATTATTGATTATGAAAACTAAATTACTGATATTTTTTACTTTCCTTGCCTTCATAGGTAAACTAAGTATTGCACAAACTTACACCGCCGGAACTTTTAACATCAGACTAGATACCGAAGCCGATAAAGAAAACCAATGGAAAAACAGAGCTGCGGTTGTTAGTCAGTTAATTGAGTTTCACGATTTTGATATTTTAGGCACACAAGAAGGTTTTCATCACCAATTACAAGATATTTTAAAAGCTTTACCGCAATATGCTGTTTATGGTAAGGGTAGAGATGATGGTCAACAAGCTGGCGAGCACTCGGCTATCCTCTACAAAAAAGATAAATTTGAACTTTTAGCGCAAGGCGATTTTTGGTTATCAGAAACACCAGAAACACCTTCTTTAGGTTGGGATGCTAAATGTTGTAAACGCATTTGCTCTTGGGTTTATTTAAAGGATAAAAAAACGAAGAAAAGCTTTTACTTCTTTAATGCTCATTATGACCACCAAGGCGTTACTGCCCGCAAAGAAAGTAGCAAACTTA
This genomic window contains:
- a CDS encoding LamG-like jellyroll fold domain-containing protein, with product MKFFKTYISGKLMLSALIGLGLLSSCEKDGNPNNLPDVNPADYEGKIDGYTSSDEIFPRNLVAYWSFDDTKNEVKSNTAPTQTSNDSFVDGGVRGKAISLNSGYLYYATQINAFKSDSLKSFTLSQWIKITNNGSKRTMIFQIARPGIFNGSLDFRLNTQSFPATNTTTLRMNPRFTTVGGGSQDNLNNTLSPTIGADKWTHLVLKYETTTGVFNMWADGVNVGSFNNRGVGNNLFRSYEPGEIIIGGNYNTIPGKTIGTDASFANMVGQIDEIRVYNRALPDAHIRALYNLGKANK
- a CDS encoding RagB/SusD family nutrient uptake outer membrane protein, producing MKMLKNIKTSYGAMALLAIALFLSSCQKDFLDRLAQGDYNQDNYPYPEGAGPYDQFINSAYASLRSYDVTVFPFIAATSFRSDDADKGSTPADSPDGIQMDNFTLTPTNGLANDLWLGHYRLVNSCNFILDRVAKDPNPNTPEALKIDAQAQARFLRGYAYFMLVRSFGRVPIIDTVISTNVSQANIPQSTPAQVYAFIEQDLQFAANNLSPASAYDRKFIGRINSGAAHALLAKVYLTQGKWAQAMNEANIVMTSGEYNLSVPYATIFNEEGENSKESIFEVQATSPPAVPTDFGSQYTQVQSVRGENDWNFGWGFNVPSENLANAYEPGDPRRRRTIFYSVPDSVTIFGERPQAGLPNPRYNNKVYTNPAKRALINSRSGWWMNVRLLRYADVVLMYAEAANELGGTENTTRALQALNSVRARARGTNANILPNVTTTDQELLRQAIRKERRIELAMEHDRFFDLVRWGTVATVMQGVGKSFVPGKHELLPIPQAQIDLSNGRLTQNPGYN
- a CDS encoding SusC/RagA family TonB-linked outer membrane protein, translated to MERKILLFLCLFSFSLFAFGQNLSVTGKVSDANGEPLIGVAVLLKGSNIATQTNAQGNYTISVPSNGTLVFTYLGYSTQEITINNRTVINATLAESSQSLEQVVVIGYGTQRKRDLTGSITSIKGEDIEKSPNVNPISSLQGKVAGLTVVNSGVPGAAPTVRIRGVNSTNASNPIYVVDGVIQTNIDYVNQGDIESIEVLKDPSSTAIFGVQGGNGVIVITTKRAAKGQTRVALQSSAGIQSVPNKIDVVDAAGFTRLYTAQLANLNAPAFDFTNYTANTDWQDLIFKTAAMQNHNLSISNSGEKTTTLLSIGYNNQEGVLRNTNFQRFNVRFNEEIRVNDNIKIGGDIVGSHYIVDPSDVSFNSALRAVPIVPVQEDANTYYSMPSFQRAQVGNPIAALNRSDGTEINKGYRVVGNIFGEVTFLKNFKWRSAFYTDLSFNGTRNYSRLPFTFINLGEGTAPTTRTVDNIVRTSVGQSQNEFRRYQQDHTLTFDKTINEDHKVTALAGFSSLYTGSTSLSASRRDTTLNIPDSPDFWYLDIINNSNPAADVNGSGSGSAQLSYFARVNYAFKNKYLVNISARRDGISKFAPANRWGTFGSVGLGWVASEEDFFNIEKIDFLKFRASWGTLGNANGFGENLFLPGLNVTDVGVFGDNVYPSVTPAYIPDPALRWEVTRGFDLGLELRALDYRFSADIALYDRKTNGILTRVTIPNQTLSFLTNLGNITNRGIEVALGWNDKIGNDFKYSFSPNFSYNRNKVESIGNNFNFQLLGNGGANRTISGEPIGHFFGYRQTGIIQSTADLDRTPAFGDSLPGDIAYADTNGDGVITPADRVNLGNPFPNFNYGLNLSFSYKKFDAMIEGQGVAGNYVYTQRRLASFAIVNYESNRLNAWTGPGTSNVEPILDNTRANNQLFSSYYLEPGDYFRLRTVQLGYTFDAKGLSKAGMKTLRLYVSGQNMITWSKTTGYTPEAPLSSILGGGADNGIFPLPAIYTFGINATF
- a CDS encoding triple tyrosine motif-containing protein; the encoded protein is MLKSIVAFILYYLFVVSTVLAEIQKIGVPYVENYAKSVYQAGNQNWGITIDERNIMYYGNSEGLLSFDGRSWQLHRLPNKLIVRSVAADKKGKIFTGAFGELGYWSYNEKAILKYHSITHLIPKSFKLNDEIWKIYIDGNRVIFQSFAAILIYQNSKIEVLRSTNPYLFLLQSGKRFFVEELKRGLHELKGKQLSFIKGSEILSGSAILSALPFSDGLSLIGTSKSGLFLYDGNTITPWKVPASDFLKVAQLNNGVKISEQYYAFGTILDGVVVIDKAGNIVQHINKSSGLQNNTVLSLFLDDAQNLWAGLDNGIDRIELNSPLSFYFDKAGVFGTVYSSIIYGGKIYLGTNQGLFYSNWDASGKMQKFNFQLIPNSQGQVWELAVINGELYCGHNSGTFKVSGATISRISAVNGGWTLKKMPLLADKLIQGTYTGLVIYNQTPANTYQFSHKIDGFGEPSRYVEQDIKGNIWVSQAYKGVFKINLGGDLKRVTKLKNYSEKDGLPSSYGINIFNLDGRIIFSSEKGFYVYDEITDKFKRYQELNQNLGSYAKSNKVIKASDNVYWFIDHGRVALVNFKEAGQVKIDSNKFSVLDGRMVQDYENISKINSNLYLISVDDGFVLYNQESKEQQPKIPSVVIGKITNITGSNFLITGSGSLSKNIEIPASESSIRINYALPYYRQANVQYQYYLEGFSDDWSEWSNQSQKDFTSLSFGTYTFKVRAKINETIITPETVFEFEVLPPLYASKTALFIYLVLLIVAVYLIRKSYFRKLIKHQERIKQQLQQEKEEHLKREALANEQRMIKLTNEKLQAELESKSREVTNSAMNIVYKNELLQKIKDELSNLKDDSGKKLSEERLRKIQKVIDDGMSDERDWNLFETSFNETHENFFKKLKYNHPDLVPNDLKLCAYLRLNMSSKEMASLLNISVRGVEIRRYRLRKKLNIPHDKNLVEFLMEL
- a CDS encoding endonuclease/exonuclease/phosphatase family protein, whose protein sequence is MKTKLLIFFTFLAFIGKLSIAQTYTAGTFNIRLDTEADKENQWKNRAAVVSQLIEFHDFDILGTQEGFHHQLQDILKALPQYAVYGKGRDDGQQAGEHSAILYKKDKFELLAQGDFWLSETPETPSLGWDAKCCKRICSWVYLKDKKTKKSFYFFNAHYDHQGVTARKESSKLILEKIKAIVKDKPVIFTGDLNGNHSSDPYLIIADSDILKDTYKQVKQPYANSNSFNGFGAQLKGNSIIDHVFVSKHFKTHKWGLLTDSYQGKYPSDHFPILVEIGF